The following proteins are encoded in a genomic region of Cyclonatronum proteinivorum:
- a CDS encoding BamA/TamA family outer membrane protein, with protein sequence MNNAFARSAPLAATQAPSAPSSTIAAVPDSLSLHPLHLKLDGRRVSLPDSLRKIEPPIITEEAAGLPQNDVLQQAIRYVTEKAGADGYLQAAPDSLRLPESPGDPLQLWISRGCRFSLSSIEARLIPTANPDTADATAVPEQSEAELQALAGRYLRPGRPFRQESVEREIRAQLDFWEREGYLFARVQPELHIQDCTVAVTLKADPGPLVQVESLRLTGVNRNNPVFLARVSGIREGMVLNAASLRAARLNLENTGLLASVGEAVLMQEPGSSGFIVEIDVEERRTNAVDLLFGYLPDPGGGGTVIGTGDLVLRNVFLPGSRLDLQFERLQQFVTRLDLGFESQHIGSTPFGAGARFRFEQQDTLYQVRTLRLNGRYRLSSTTSLIASLRQEVSVSGALPVAQLRVLDATSLFTGFGITFRDTDRLRNPTRGAELSFLAETGIKRITDANREQFTERSRLNQQELSFSARAYLSPLRRQVISPGLNGFLSLSPEYTESDLNRFGGARSLRGYREEHFQASRMIWGDAEYRYLLDETSYAFVFGALGWYERPALIFEGRPTIAPEDPRPPASQREWLRSWGFGFAVGTPLGTMQFSYALGRGDSFGNGKVHVGLRADI encoded by the coding sequence ATGAACAACGCCTTCGCCCGTTCAGCCCCCCTTGCTGCGACACAGGCCCCATCAGCCCCATCGTCAACCATTGCAGCCGTACCGGACTCCCTCAGCCTTCACCCGCTCCATCTCAAACTCGACGGCCGTCGGGTTTCCCTCCCTGATTCGCTACGCAAGATTGAGCCTCCCATCATCACAGAAGAAGCAGCAGGTCTTCCCCAAAATGATGTGCTGCAACAGGCCATTCGCTACGTCACCGAAAAAGCCGGCGCTGACGGATACCTGCAAGCCGCCCCCGATTCCCTCCGGCTCCCCGAATCCCCGGGCGATCCCCTGCAGCTTTGGATCAGCCGCGGGTGCCGGTTCAGCCTCAGCAGCATCGAAGCACGCCTCATCCCCACAGCAAACCCGGATACGGCCGATGCAACGGCTGTGCCCGAGCAATCAGAAGCGGAACTGCAAGCCTTAGCAGGCCGCTACCTGCGCCCCGGACGACCATTCCGTCAGGAATCCGTAGAACGTGAAATTCGTGCGCAGCTCGATTTCTGGGAGCGGGAAGGCTACCTTTTTGCGCGGGTTCAGCCCGAACTGCATATACAGGACTGCACCGTAGCGGTCACGCTAAAAGCTGATCCTGGTCCGCTGGTGCAGGTTGAAAGCCTTCGCTTAACCGGCGTAAACCGCAACAATCCTGTTTTTTTAGCACGGGTGAGCGGCATCCGCGAAGGGATGGTCCTCAACGCTGCAAGCCTGCGCGCGGCACGGCTCAATCTGGAAAACACCGGTTTGCTTGCGTCAGTAGGGGAAGCAGTGCTCATGCAGGAACCCGGCTCATCCGGCTTCATCGTGGAAATTGACGTAGAAGAGCGCCGCACCAATGCGGTCGATTTGCTGTTTGGCTACCTGCCCGATCCCGGCGGCGGGGGCACCGTTATTGGCACAGGCGATCTCGTACTGCGAAACGTGTTTTTGCCCGGCAGCCGGCTTGATCTGCAGTTCGAGCGTCTGCAGCAGTTTGTGACCCGTCTTGATCTCGGCTTTGAGTCGCAGCACATCGGCAGCACCCCTTTTGGAGCCGGCGCGCGCTTCCGCTTTGAACAGCAGGATACGCTCTATCAGGTCAGAACCCTGCGCCTGAACGGACGCTACCGCCTGAGCAGCACCACGAGCCTGATAGCAAGCCTGCGTCAGGAAGTAAGTGTAAGCGGCGCCCTGCCCGTCGCACAGCTGCGGGTGCTCGACGCAACTTCGCTTTTCACCGGCTTTGGCATCACCTTCCGCGACACCGACCGCCTGCGCAACCCAACCCGCGGGGCCGAGCTCAGTTTCCTTGCCGAAACCGGCATCAAGCGCATCACCGACGCCAACCGTGAGCAGTTTACCGAACGCAGCCGCTTGAATCAGCAGGAGCTCAGCTTCAGCGCCCGCGCCTACCTGAGTCCGCTGCGGCGTCAGGTCATCTCCCCGGGGCTCAACGGATTTCTGAGCCTTTCACCTGAGTACACCGAAAGCGACCTGAACCGCTTCGGCGGCGCCCGAAGCCTGCGCGGCTACCGCGAAGAGCATTTCCAGGCCTCCCGCATGATTTGGGGGGACGCCGAATACCGCTACCTCCTCGACGAAACATCCTACGCCTTCGTGTTTGGTGCCCTCGGATGGTACGAGCGCCCCGCCCTCATCTTCGAAGGCCGCCCGACCATAGCCCCCGAAGATCCGCGTCCGCCCGCCAGTCAGCGGGAATGGCTGCGCAGCTGGGGCTTCGGCTTCGCGGTCGGCACCCCGCTCGGCACCATGCAGTTCAGCTACGCCCTGGGCCGCGGCGACAGCTTCGGAAACGGCAAAGTGCATGTAGGCCTGCGCGCTGACATCTGA
- a CDS encoding baeRF3 domain-containing protein, producing MERLSLQYLKDLHQIQDPICISIYMPTHRVGNEIRQDQIRFKNLTTQVTESLKKRGMRDSEIDRLLKPLEDFRKEAPNWQQLSDGLVIFLSKDHFEVNQFPVSFPELALVSHRYHLKPLLPLLSGDGLYYVLGISQNKLTLFEGSRFSLKEIDADFLPPALAEALRIDQFMASQQFHTGGPVTPNGSRAALFHGHGGGGDEDQKPLIRAYFRKVDKELTRFLSDREVPVVLTGVEYLHPLYHEVNTHPGLLKGGVHGHSDSFSGEELHSRSWEIVQEVFTREQDDARKAFTELNGSNRVVHRIEEVVPAAAQGKIETLFMAVDDAVWGRFNEGSSEIRIEHEGETAEDLIDLAGLRTLLNGGKVYGVKREEVPGGHQLAGVTRY from the coding sequence ATGGAAAGACTTAGCCTGCAGTATCTCAAAGACCTACATCAGATTCAGGACCCTATTTGCATTTCGATTTATATGCCTACGCACAGGGTAGGCAATGAAATTCGTCAGGATCAGATTCGCTTTAAAAACCTGACAACGCAGGTAACAGAAAGCTTGAAAAAAAGGGGGATGCGGGATTCCGAAATTGACCGCCTGCTAAAGCCGCTCGAGGATTTCCGCAAGGAAGCGCCTAACTGGCAGCAACTCAGCGATGGCCTGGTCATTTTCTTGTCCAAAGACCATTTCGAAGTCAATCAGTTTCCGGTTTCTTTTCCGGAGCTTGCGCTTGTGTCGCACCGCTATCACCTGAAGCCACTTTTGCCGCTGCTGAGCGGAGATGGTCTGTATTATGTGCTGGGTATCAGTCAGAATAAGCTAACCCTTTTTGAGGGCTCGCGGTTTAGTCTGAAGGAAATTGACGCTGATTTCCTTCCGCCTGCGCTTGCTGAAGCACTGCGTATCGATCAGTTTATGGCTTCGCAGCAATTCCATACCGGTGGTCCGGTAACGCCTAACGGTTCACGGGCTGCGCTTTTCCACGGACACGGAGGCGGGGGCGATGAAGATCAGAAGCCGCTGATCCGCGCTTATTTCCGCAAGGTTGATAAGGAACTCACGCGCTTCCTGAGTGACCGCGAGGTGCCGGTTGTGCTTACGGGCGTGGAGTATCTGCACCCGCTGTATCATGAAGTCAACACGCACCCCGGCCTGCTGAAAGGCGGTGTACATGGCCATTCTGACAGTTTCAGCGGTGAGGAGCTGCACAGCCGCAGCTGGGAAATTGTGCAGGAAGTTTTCACCCGCGAACAGGATGATGCGCGCAAAGCCTTTACCGAGCTGAACGGCAGCAACCGGGTTGTGCACCGCATTGAAGAGGTCGTACCGGCAGCCGCACAAGGAAAAATTGAAACCCTGTTCATGGCCGTTGATGACGCGGTTTGGGGACGTTTCAATGAAGGCAGTTCCGAAATCCGTATCGAGCATGAAGGTGAAACGGCTGAGGATTTGATCGATCTTGCCGGGCTGCGGACCCTGCTTAACGGCGGTAAAGTGTACGGGGTGAAGCGCGAGGAAGTCCCCGGCGGACATCAGCTTGCAGGTGTTACGCGCTACTGA
- a CDS encoding alpha-ketoacid dehydrogenase subunit alpha/beta encodes MQAYKYFSLGDDTAVQHYRNLILPRRIEEKMLRLLRQNRISKWFSGMGQEAIPVGVASALQAEDVIMTMHRNLGVFTTRGVPLYNLFCQLLGKKDGFTNGRDRSFHFGLPDYNTCGMISHLAAMLPVADGFALAAKLKQEQRVALAFCGEGSTSEGDFHEAMNLAAVWDLPVLFMIENNGYALSTPTREQYRCARIADKAAGYGMESRVIDGNHLPDVIEAVAEARAFALAEQKPVLIEALTFRMRGHEEASGTAYIPKELFETWAKKDPILQFEKLLKEQGLMDDADFERLKAEADAFFLDDLNRALEAPEPVFDEESETAAIFSITEPVLPSNGNTQSDGQKRTLRFVDAIKESLDYVLTNDESTLIMGQDIAEYGGAFKVTQDFVDKFGHARVRNTPIIESGVVGAAIGLTLSGFKPIVEMQFSDFITCAFNQIVNNVGKSYYRWTPPLNITIRMPHGAGVSAGPFHSQSPEPWFMQHPGLKIVVPSTVEDAYNLLYSAIMDPNPVLFFEHKMLYRSLKGEVGMAPTYEPLGKAKLVREGRDFTIVTYGMGVHWALDRAAKLSGEEGIEAEIIDLRSLVPLDTETVRQSVAKTNRVLLLEEATAVLGPMAEVAAQLSEHCFEHLDAPLMRCSSLNTPIPLNRNLEQGFLPTKRLDAKIRQLLDY; translated from the coding sequence ATGCAAGCCTATAAATATTTTTCACTCGGGGATGATACGGCCGTTCAGCATTACCGGAATTTAATCCTGCCGCGGCGTATAGAAGAGAAAATGCTGCGCCTGTTGCGCCAAAACCGCATTTCCAAATGGTTTTCGGGCATGGGTCAGGAAGCGATTCCAGTAGGGGTAGCAAGCGCACTGCAGGCTGAAGATGTAATCATGACCATGCACCGTAACCTCGGCGTTTTCACCACCCGCGGCGTACCGCTGTACAACCTTTTCTGTCAGCTTTTAGGCAAGAAAGACGGCTTCACCAACGGACGCGACCGCTCCTTTCATTTTGGCCTGCCTGACTACAATACCTGCGGCATGATCAGCCACCTTGCGGCCATGCTTCCGGTTGCCGACGGCTTTGCCCTTGCCGCCAAACTTAAACAGGAACAGCGGGTTGCGCTTGCATTCTGCGGGGAAGGTTCCACAAGTGAAGGCGATTTCCATGAAGCAATGAACCTCGCCGCCGTCTGGGATTTACCCGTGCTTTTCATGATTGAAAACAACGGCTACGCCTTGTCAACCCCAACCCGCGAACAGTACCGCTGCGCCCGAATTGCGGATAAAGCGGCGGGCTACGGCATGGAAAGCCGGGTTATTGACGGCAACCATCTCCCGGATGTCATCGAAGCCGTTGCCGAAGCCCGGGCCTTCGCCCTTGCGGAGCAAAAGCCCGTTTTAATTGAAGCGCTCACCTTCCGCATGCGGGGCCATGAAGAAGCTTCCGGTACGGCCTATATCCCCAAAGAACTTTTTGAGACCTGGGCCAAAAAAGATCCCATCCTTCAGTTTGAAAAATTGCTGAAAGAACAGGGACTGATGGATGATGCCGATTTTGAGCGCCTGAAAGCCGAAGCCGACGCGTTTTTCCTCGACGACCTCAACCGCGCCCTCGAAGCCCCGGAACCTGTTTTTGACGAAGAATCCGAAACGGCCGCCATTTTTTCCATCACCGAACCCGTGCTGCCGTCCAACGGAAACACCCAAAGCGATGGCCAAAAGCGCACCCTTCGTTTTGTGGATGCCATCAAAGAAAGCCTCGACTACGTTCTCACAAACGACGAAAGCACGCTCATCATGGGGCAGGATATTGCCGAATATGGCGGCGCATTTAAGGTCACACAGGATTTTGTGGATAAGTTCGGGCATGCCCGGGTCCGCAACACGCCCATCATCGAATCGGGCGTCGTAGGCGCGGCCATCGGACTCACCCTGAGCGGCTTCAAGCCGATTGTGGAAATGCAGTTCAGCGATTTCATCACCTGCGCTTTCAATCAGATTGTAAACAACGTAGGCAAATCGTACTACCGCTGGACCCCGCCGCTCAACATCACCATCCGCATGCCGCACGGCGCGGGAGTGAGCGCCGGACCTTTCCATTCGCAGAGCCCAGAGCCTTGGTTCATGCAGCACCCCGGCCTCAAAATTGTGGTGCCCTCCACCGTTGAAGACGCCTACAATTTGCTCTACAGCGCCATTATGGATCCCAATCCCGTGCTGTTTTTCGAGCACAAAATGCTGTACCGAAGCCTGAAGGGGGAAGTTGGCATGGCGCCAACATATGAGCCGCTCGGTAAGGCAAAGCTTGTTCGGGAAGGCCGCGACTTCACCATCGTGACCTACGGCATGGGCGTACACTGGGCGCTGGATCGCGCAGCAAAGCTCTCAGGCGAAGAAGGCATTGAAGCCGAAATCATAGATCTGCGCAGCCTCGTGCCGCTTGATACGGAGACGGTGCGCCAAAGCGTAGCCAAAACCAACCGCGTACTTCTGTTGGAAGAAGCAACCGCAGTGCTCGGCCCCATGGCGGAAGTCGCCGCGCAGCTCAGCGAGCACTGTTTCGAGCACCTCGACGCGCCCCTCATGCGCTGTTCCTCCCTCAACACCCCCATCCCGCTCAACCGAAACCTCGAACAAGGCTTCCTCCCGACCAAACGCCTTGACGCAAAAATCCGGCAGCTTTTGGATTATTGA
- the speE gene encoding polyamine aminopropyltransferase — MPIQYNEFYNEQTGLTVGIKKQLFHEVTPYQTVEVFETDTWGNLMTIDGMVMLSEKDEFVYHEMMAHMPLLTHPKPETVLIIGGGDGGTAREVLKHPSVKHVDMVEIDEAVVRASKLHMPAVGDFDNPKLHVKYENGLTFVDGPREVYDVIIIDGSDPVGPAVDLFKRDFYEKCHTCLKADGVLVSQTESPFVEHYHDSIRSVQRAIDSLFPIAKLFLTWIPLYPTGMWSMSIASKQRDPLSAEVLEIIDTRIATFADTLKYYNKDVHAAAYALPGFVKQMLESE; from the coding sequence ATGCCCATTCAGTACAACGAGTTTTACAACGAGCAAACCGGCCTTACCGTCGGCATCAAAAAGCAATTGTTCCATGAAGTTACGCCTTACCAAACCGTCGAAGTTTTCGAAACCGATACCTGGGGCAATCTCATGACCATCGACGGCATGGTCATGCTCAGTGAAAAAGATGAGTTCGTCTATCATGAGATGATGGCACACATGCCGCTACTTACCCATCCGAAGCCCGAGACCGTGCTCATCATCGGCGGCGGCGACGGCGGCACGGCCCGTGAAGTGCTCAAGCATCCAAGCGTGAAGCATGTGGATATGGTCGAAATCGACGAAGCGGTAGTGCGCGCAAGCAAGCTGCACATGCCTGCCGTGGGCGACTTCGATAACCCGAAACTGCACGTTAAATACGAAAACGGCCTCACCTTCGTGGACGGCCCCAGAGAAGTTTATGATGTCATCATCATTGATGGCAGCGATCCGGTCGGACCGGCAGTTGACCTCTTCAAGCGTGATTTCTACGAAAAATGCCACACCTGCCTCAAAGCCGACGGCGTATTGGTGAGTCAGACCGAGAGCCCCTTTGTGGAGCACTATCACGACAGCATCCGCAGCGTGCAGCGTGCCATCGACAGCCTTTTCCCCATTGCGAAACTCTTCCTCACCTGGATTCCGCTCTACCCAACCGGCATGTGGTCGATGTCCATCGCAAGCAAGCAGCGCGACCCGCTGTCTGCGGAAGTGCTTGAAATCATCGACACCCGCATCGCGACCTTTGCGGATACCCTCAAATACTACAACAAAGACGTACACGCGGCAGCCTATGCCCTGCCCGGCTTTGTAAAACAAATGCTGGAAAGCGAGTAG
- the speD gene encoding adenosylmethionine decarboxylase: protein MQMQALGRQILVEYYDCNSDIINDVSQIESILLEATRKSQASIISHNFHKFSPHGVSGTVVIAESHVAIHTWPEYGYAAVDIFTCGETIDPWIIQEHIKERFESKNVSSLEMKRGMFRVAEGEELLFKPKDSAKYNSVN, encoded by the coding sequence ATGCAAATGCAAGCTTTAGGGCGCCAGATTCTGGTCGAATACTACGACTGTAACAGCGATATTATTAACGATGTGTCTCAGATTGAGTCCATTTTACTTGAAGCAACACGCAAGTCTCAGGCAAGCATTATCTCGCACAATTTCCACAAGTTTAGTCCGCACGGGGTAAGCGGCACCGTCGTAATTGCTGAATCGCATGTTGCCATACACACCTGGCCGGAATACGGCTATGCTGCGGTCGATATTTTTACCTGCGGTGAAACCATCGATCCCTGGATTATTCAGGAACATATCAAGGAGCGATTCGAATCCAAAAATGTATCAAGTCTGGAAATGAAGCGCGGCATGTTCAGGGTAGCTGAAGGCGAAGAGCTTCTCTTCAAGCCCAAGGACAGCGCCAAATACAATTCCGTAAACTGA
- a CDS encoding glycosyltransferase family protein, giving the protein MKTLNAEKIVLCFGFAGVAAAIFLLSYFDQRGLSNEDSIYFMALARSLSQDLSFFPHGGHNSWWPPLYGVLTGIVAKAGIGDVIWASKFLNVACFAITAVLLYRISPSHDPLVMLAVFPASVITISFFSLSDILFLPILTLNLLACVRLYETGCRRFVLLMALSALFLFLNRYIGFFILSVNGLFVLWLYVKRRLSFGRFVYSALFLTVSAGLMGLYLYFNFKLTGMITGPRYSSPETFFEYTYQIIRVFGDDINLMMVGGHNHLILFGSSLLVQITVLWLVFKNGQWKALFPSKENIPALLFLSTGAIYLLTLIAIRATTETMHLHYRYTAPGVFLIVAGLLFSWTASRQSTCKNSRVLLMSLMFVSLFVSVTTQALLNSQRSSFMFPEFREMTIEKYKGVPPKTIILWGEHLINYYSRDVFVTHPHWNTRRTGETWDGFLYRIRKMYPDHAIFLQRFETRYIDGLNQHETVNRALYKLLENRDQTEWLIPVYIPENWNQSL; this is encoded by the coding sequence ATGAAAACCCTAAATGCAGAAAAAATAGTACTCTGTTTTGGCTTTGCAGGTGTTGCCGCGGCCATTTTTCTGCTCAGCTATTTTGATCAGAGGGGGCTAAGCAATGAGGATTCGATTTACTTTATGGCACTTGCAAGATCTTTGTCTCAGGATCTTTCTTTTTTTCCGCATGGTGGCCATAACTCATGGTGGCCCCCTTTATATGGAGTCTTGACCGGAATTGTAGCCAAGGCTGGCATTGGGGATGTCATTTGGGCTTCAAAATTTCTCAATGTTGCCTGTTTCGCGATTACTGCCGTGCTTTTGTATCGAATTAGTCCGTCTCATGATCCGCTTGTGATGCTGGCTGTTTTTCCTGCTTCTGTTATCACGATTTCTTTTTTTTCTCTTTCTGATATTCTCTTTCTGCCCATTCTTACATTAAACCTTCTCGCTTGTGTAAGGCTATATGAAACAGGGTGCAGGCGATTCGTTTTGCTAATGGCCTTGTCAGCTTTATTCTTGTTTTTAAACCGTTACATTGGTTTTTTTATATTATCAGTTAATGGTTTGTTTGTGCTTTGGCTCTACGTAAAAAGAAGGTTGTCTTTTGGGAGATTTGTTTATTCCGCGCTGTTTCTTACTGTCTCAGCTGGTCTGATGGGGCTGTATCTCTATTTTAATTTTAAGCTTACCGGTATGATTACAGGTCCCCGGTACAGTTCGCCCGAAACGTTTTTCGAGTACACCTATCAAATAATTCGTGTATTTGGAGATGATATTAACCTGATGATGGTAGGCGGACATAATCACTTAATTTTGTTTGGGTCTTCTCTTTTGGTGCAGATCACTGTGCTTTGGCTTGTGTTCAAAAATGGGCAATGGAAGGCTTTATTTCCCTCTAAGGAAAATATTCCTGCACTGCTTTTTTTATCGACTGGCGCGATATATTTGTTAACACTTATAGCGATTCGTGCCACGACAGAAACCATGCATCTGCATTATCGTTATACAGCACCCGGTGTTTTTTTAATCGTTGCCGGACTACTATTTTCATGGACGGCTTCCCGACAGAGCACTTGCAAAAATTCAAGAGTATTACTAATGAGTTTAATGTTTGTATCTCTGTTTGTTTCTGTAACAACACAGGCTTTGCTTAATTCGCAAAGAAGTTCTTTTATGTTTCCGGAATTCAGGGAAATGACAATTGAAAAATACAAAGGGGTTCCGCCTAAGACAATCATTTTATGGGGTGAGCATCTTATTAATTATTATAGCAGAGATGTATTCGTGACACACCCGCACTGGAATACCCGACGAACCGGAGAAACCTGGGATGGTTTTCTTTACCGAATTCGAAAAATGTATCCTGATCATGCTATTTTCCTTCAACGTTTTGAAACACGTTACATTGATGGACTTAATCAGCATGAGACGGTTAATCGGGCACTTTATAAGCTGCTTGAAAACAGGGATCAAACCGAATGGTTAATTCCCGTTTATATACCCGAAAATTGGAACCAATCCCTATAA
- a CDS encoding T9SS type A sorting domain-containing protein — protein sequence MKHQRMQAGNTYSFPLLFDAQRAGSYTLRIPTLENWQHGQVRLTDHHTGETVVMEAGSTYVFGHSPSQGRPAAEEGRRMQAASGSFEATRAVTERMASVSASSVNPRALPAPVGFRNSGPAQLDITAPTGGNAGLAAMQPANEGRPAGMAPRFTLQLLFSEPEQIQPELPAQLALDQNYPNPFNPTTTIQYALPESGHIRLDVFNVLGQRVATLINGEQTAGFHSLQFDGSRLSSGVYLYRLQTSNQVITRKMLLLK from the coding sequence ATGAAGCATCAGCGGATGCAGGCGGGCAACACCTACAGCTTTCCGCTGTTGTTCGACGCACAGCGCGCGGGCAGCTACACCCTGCGCATCCCGACCCTGGAAAACTGGCAGCATGGGCAGGTTCGCCTGACCGATCACCACACAGGCGAGACGGTGGTAATGGAGGCAGGCAGCACCTATGTGTTCGGGCACAGCCCGTCGCAGGGGCGTCCTGCCGCTGAAGAAGGCCGCCGCATGCAAGCCGCGTCGGGCAGCTTTGAAGCGACCCGCGCGGTGACGGAGCGAATGGCTTCGGTGTCGGCCTCCTCAGTAAATCCGCGAGCACTGCCGGCGCCGGTGGGCTTCCGGAACAGCGGGCCTGCCCAATTGGATATAACAGCGCCAACTGGCGGAAATGCCGGTTTAGCTGCGATGCAGCCCGCGAATGAGGGGCGTCCCGCGGGTATGGCGCCGCGTTTCACGCTGCAGCTGCTGTTCAGCGAACCCGAGCAGATTCAGCCGGAGCTGCCCGCGCAGCTGGCCCTGGACCAGAACTACCCGAACCCCTTCAACCCGACCACAACCATACAGTACGCGCTGCCCGAATCGGGGCACATCCGCCTCGACGTGTTCAACGTGCTGGGTCAGCGGGTAGCGACGCTGATCAACGGGGAGCAGACAGCGGGCTTCCACAGCCTGCAGTTCGACGGCTCGCGCCTGTCGAGCGGCGTGTACCTGTACCGCCTGCAAACCAGCAATCAGGTGATCACCCGCAAGATGCTGCTGCTCAAATAA
- a CDS encoding pyruvoyl-dependent arginine decarboxylase — protein MMVQNPNIFSLVKGAAEGNTTLNAFDLALLNAGVGDTNLVRMSSIIPPNCELVDKIVLPKGALIPIAYAAINSTNPGEIISAAIGVGLPENEGEPGLIMEFEDTAPLSEVEAVVRQMVVDGYAYRNRKYREILTLGIEHKVEKAGAVFAAAVLWYK, from the coding sequence ATGATGGTTCAAAATCCCAATATTTTTTCACTGGTTAAAGGTGCTGCGGAAGGCAACACAACCCTGAATGCCTTCGACCTTGCCTTGCTGAATGCCGGTGTGGGCGACACCAACCTTGTGCGCATGAGCAGCATCATTCCGCCCAACTGCGAGCTCGTGGATAAGATCGTGCTGCCTAAAGGCGCACTCATCCCGATTGCTTACGCAGCCATTAACTCCACAAACCCCGGTGAAATCATTTCCGCCGCTATCGGCGTAGGCCTGCCTGAAAACGAAGGCGAACCCGGCCTTATCATGGAATTCGAAGACACCGCGCCGCTGAGCGAAGTGGAAGCCGTTGTGCGTCAGATGGTTGTTGACGGCTATGCTTACCGCAACCGCAAATACCGCGAAATTCTGACCCTTGGTATCGAACACAAAGTTGAAAAAGCGGGTGCTGTTTTTGCCGCTGCCGTACTTTGGTATAAATAA
- a CDS encoding PID-CTERM protein-sorting domain-containing protein, with amino-acid sequence MKNRIKHFFVTLFFIAALVLFIDINPAEAQYRDEPDWGRQGTAQPAGNPSGPPLPPGAPQQTPIGGGLALLLAAGGAYAVKKLKQKPE; translated from the coding sequence ATGAAAAATCGCATCAAACACTTCTTTGTCACTCTCTTTTTTATCGCAGCGCTTGTGCTGTTCATCGACATCAATCCCGCTGAAGCGCAGTACCGCGACGAACCGGACTGGGGCCGGCAGGGTACGGCGCAGCCTGCGGGCAATCCTTCCGGTCCGCCTCTGCCGCCGGGTGCACCGCAGCAAACCCCGATCGGCGGTGGCCTCGCCCTGCTGCTCGCCGCGGGCGGTGCCTACGCTGTTAAGAAACTGAAGCAAAAACCGGAATAG